The genomic window CTTGTTGAAGCGTCCATTTTTCTTGAGGGTGCACAAATCCAGCGAGAAATGGGGCGTCCGGCAACGAACTATTATTTCAATTATAACTATCAGCACTACTTATTACTTTCCATTCAAGAAAAAGATCGTGTGTTAAAAATTATGGCAAGAGTTATTAATTCTAAAGGGATGTCTTGCTTAGATCAAGAAGTTGATTTTAGCTCCGTTGATTTAGATGAATTGGCAGTATTGAGTAAAAAGCTTTGTGAAACTTTCCCCACAATTGTTGCTATTGGTATTTCATTTCCGGGGAAAACCGCGGGTGATATCGTGACATCTAGTTGGTATGACAAGATGAATGGGTGGAATTTCAAAGCAAAAATCAGCGAGGTTCTCTCTCTTCCCGTATATGTTCAAAACGATGCTAACTTAGCAACCATTGGGTATTGTCTTACACATGGAATATCACCCTCTCGTTTAGTCACTGGCATTTATTATCCAGAAAAGAGCATGCCGGGGATATCTGTATTTGTGAATAATCATTTGCTTCTCGGGAATAATGGCTTAGCAGGAGAAGCGAAATACTTGCCGCTTTTTATTGATCAGGAAGATACGCAGCAGCTTGATTTTGAACAGTATTATAAGAACTTGATTGAGCTTATTATTCTTTATAATGGCTTTATTGCCCCACATACCATAGTTGTTTTCAACTATGGTAATGATCTATTAGCAGAGCAGATAGAGCAGAGCTTAGCGAAAACAAAAGCATTTACTCGTCAACCGAATCGACCAAAAATCAGTGTCACAGATTCATTTGATACGAGTGTATTTAAAGGAATTCAATGGCTGGCGATGAAAGAATCGATCTATTTTGATGCGCTGAGCTAGAATATAAATAGTAGGAGGAAGATACAGATGATCAAATTAATTTTATCGGATATGGATGGTACGTTCCTTAATCGACAAGGCGATTTTAATCGAGAGCTGTTTCAGGAAATGCAGCAGCTGCTGAAAGAGACAGGAGTTATTTTTGCGCCATGTACCGGGAAACAATGTGAACGCATCGAGGAGCTTTTTGGCTCAGAGACAGCAAAGGATTTCTGGATCCTGGGAGATAGTGCAACACGGATCAAACATGAGCAGGCATATGTCTATCAGTCACTATTACCGAATGAACTAGGACTGCAAATGATTCAAAAATTGGAAGATATCAGTAAAGAATATACTATTATTGCGTGCACACCAACTGCAGCTTTTGTAAAGAAGACGATCTCTTCAGAGGAATTGAAAATCGTTATGGGGTCTTATGCAAAGGTAATTCAATTGGATGCATTTGAGGAAATAGAAGAAGATTTCGTTAAAATCACGATCCATGACAAAAAGCTTCAATGCTTTAAAACAAGAGAAAAACTATCTGATTTCTTTGACAAGGCGTATATCGTCGCTTCTGAAGCAGCTTGGATCGATATTTCTAACTTAAATGTCCATAAAGGGACAACGGTTGAAAAGCTTCAAGAGATGCTAGGGATCGATTATGAGGAAACGATGGTTTTTGGTGATGGCTTGAACGATGTCGAGCTGATGGAGAGAGGGGCTTTCAGCTTTGCGATGAGAGATGGCTTCGAGGAAACGAAGGAAGCTGCGAACTACATTATTCGGACAAATGAAGAGGATAGCGTGATGAAAACGATCATGCAAATTGTCTCTTTGCAGAAAAAGTAATTTTACTACTAAACTATTTTACAAACAGCTGGGACTATTTTCAATGTCCCAGTTGTTTTTTTGAGAGTAGAACACCATGTTTAGTCGGTTATCTCGACCAATGGACAAGGATACTTTGCTGTATTTTCTAGTGAAAAAAGAAAAAGGAGAGCACGTTTATCTGTGGGGAAATGATATACTAAAGGAAAAAGTGGAGTGATGATAGGATGAGGAATCAAGAGTTTTACAGCGAGTTTGTTAAGCAGTTTGCTAAGGCCGGTCGGAAAAGGAGCGATATGAAAGCTGCCTATATTATTGGCTCTCAAGCTAGAAAGAAGCATCCTGCGGATCAATGGTCAGATTTAGATATTTTGATCTATACAGCTGATCCCGCGTATTATTTGGAGACTTCTGATTTTTTACAACAGTTTGGTGAAATATGGAGTTCCTTTGCGACGAAAACATTGGGTGGCGATAAAGAGCGGCTGACACTTTTTGCAGGTGGATTTCAGGTGGATCTTGTTGTGAAAACCGCGCAGGAATACGACCAGCAAGTTGCTTCTAGACAAGCTCCCTGGTTGTTTAAGCGAGGAGTTCAGCTAATTATCGATAATACTGGTCATGCAGAAGAGTTATTACCAAAAGAAGACATCTTACCGGAAAAATTGCCGTTAAATGAAGCGACACTCAATGAGATGAATCAGATGTTCTGGTTTGTGACGATGTATATCAGCAAACAGCTGTTACGAGAAGATAATTGGGCAGCGAAAGCCAGAGATATGGACTATAAAAATATTTTACTTCAACTCATTGAATGGTATGAGCAAAGCCTACATGGATCAGCTTATGATACATGGCATGGTGGAAGATTTATGAAAGTATGGGTTGAATCGGACATTTATAATGAGCTTTTTGGCATTTTTGGTCATTTTGATTTGGCAGATAGTTGGTCAGCCTTGGAGCAATCAATTAGATTGTTCATAAAATTGAATGATGGCATTCAAGCATCAACAGGTATCTTTATTGAAAAACACCTCCAAGCGAATGTAACCAATTGGATAAAAAGTAAAAAAGCGGATTTTGCAATAGACTAAATAAGTGATTCGATCCTCGTTGAGCGAGAGGATTGGCTCAGATAGCGGATAAGAAAAACGAGCACTCTTACCAGCTCAATGTCTGGGAGAGGTGCTCGTTCATTTTATGCTCTTTTTTGTACTCTTGCAGCAACTCTATATACAATAAAGCTCATTAGCAAGGATAGCAGTAGGAACCATAGATTATCATAAATGTCTAACGGGAGAATTTTTCCACCAAAGTAGAAGAGTGCAAATGTTGCTAAAGCAAAAACCAAAGCAGTTATTTTTTTACGGACATTTCGTTTCGAATAGTTTGACGTTATAGAGTCATCAGAGGGAACATAGGCAGAAAGATTAGGATCACGGCTCAGCATTTTGTTGTCCCGGTCGATATCATTTTTTCCAACAGACCAGCGCTTATCACCCATACTCATTGTGTTCATCTCCTATCTGAATCATATATAGTAAGTATAACATATATCGAACAATACCGTATCAGAGCTGTTTAGCAACTTGGACATGAGAGACAAAGAAATACGTGAAAAAAATGCTTAACTACGCCATTATCTTTGGTATAATTTCTTTAAAGAGGTGAGAAAAATGAAAAAATTTGAAACAAGAGGTTACGTTGTGAGAGAGACAGGGCCCGTTTATTATACAAAAGATATGGATCGAACCATCCAGTGGTTTGAATCAGTTCTTGGTTGGTATAGTGAAGTGGATGAAAGAAATGCCTCTGGATTTGGCTTGTACGGTTGTGTGTATGATACACCACCGGTATTTGAAAATTTACATTTAGCTCCGTTTACAGGAATCCATCTGTTTTATGGTGAGCCAAAGCAGGGGATGGTCGCCTTTTTAAAAGTGTCTGGTATAGAAAAGCTTCATGAGTATGTAAAGCTGACTGGTTGGAAAGAAATGACGGAAATCAAACTGGAGCCTTGGGGCGGAAAAACCTGTTCAATAGAGACTGTTGATGGCTGTGAATTACGGTTCTTTGAATAGTAGCGAAGAAAGGTTAGGGGAAAATGGTAAATGAAAAGTTGAGGGTAGCATATTCCTTGTCTGTAGAGGACAATTTGATTTATCTGAAAAAGATTTTTTTTAGTAAAAAGAATCCCAGTATTGTGGAGGGCATCCAACGTTGGATAAGAAAAGCTTTTTTGTTGCTTGTTGTATTGTATCCATTATTGATATTTGTCCTGACAAACTCAGTTAGGTCTGCCATAATCACAGGTCTAATTGGTTTACTGCTGATGGGTGTATTATGGTTAAATGCAACGAAGATTTATTGGGCAAGGTATTGTTCAAAAGCGAAAAAGGATTTAATCAGGTTTCATTTTGACAATGATCCAGAGGGAAGAGTTCCAATTGAAGCTGTATTTACCGAAGAAGAAGTAACGATTATTTCAGAAGCCAGAACGAAGACTCTTCGAAGTTCAGACATTTGTTTGACAGAAGTCACAGAGGATTACATTATTTTCTACACAATCAAATACGATGGTTCATTCATTCCTTTAAATGGTCTTATAAACAAGCAAGAAGTCATTGCATGGTTCAGCTAACCAGATAAACACTGTTTTGGGAAATGCAGGGAGAATAGCTAGAGCAAAAGAATTAAAAAATGAGGTTTTTCGGGAGGAATTTTTACGATGTTAACAATCAGAACTGCAACAGAAAAGGACAGTAAAGCATTACTTGCTATTTATGCCCCCTATGTTTTGGAAACACCGATTACATTTGAGTACACTGTTCCATCATTGGAGGAATTTACCCAAAGAATAGTAAATACTTTGTCGAGCTATCCGTATCTGGTGGCAGTGGATGAAAAACATACTATTGTGGGCTACGCCTATGCCCATAGCTATAAAGCTAGAACTGCTTACGATTGGTCAGTAGAGGTGACAGTTTATATAGCAGAACGTGCACATGGACTTGGGGCAGGAAAGCTGCTCTACCGCGCGCTTGAAAAAGAACTTGCGGCACAGAATGTGGTAAATTTGACTGCCTGTATCACGGGACAAAATGATGGCAGCATTCGCTTCCATGAAAAGATGGGCTACAAGTATGTGGGGGCGTTTGAAAAAATCGGCTATAAATTTGATCGATGGTATGATGTCATCTGGATGCAGAAGCGCTTGGAGAATAACTCAGAGCAGGCTGCGTTCATCCCTTATTCTGATTTAGGAAGATAAGCAACTAAGAGTTTGTGACTAGACAGAAAAATGTCTGGTCCTTTTTTTTTATTGAATGTAAAAAATAGGCATACTTAGATTACCATAATTATATTATGTAAACCGGCCAATGTAACTCCAGTTTTTTGTTGCATTTACTACAAAAAAGTTGTAGGATAACAATAAGAAAAAGAAGGGGAGGAAGAAAAGGATGGTGGATATTCTCAGGGATATAGGGGTGATCCATCGAGCCTTGGATTCGATTGCTAACATAGAGTTCAAGGATTTCGCGCTTACCAGGGGACAATATCTCTACTTGGTGAGGATAGTTGAAAATCCTGGTATCATTCCAGATAAATTAGCGGAAATGATCAAGGTCGACCGGACAACAACGGCCAGAGCTGTAAAAAAGCTGGAAGATACTGGCTTTATCGAAAAAAAGCCAGATGAACAGAATAAAAAAATTAAACGACTATTCCCAACAAGTAGAGGAGAGGAAGTAGCAGCATATATTATTAAAGAGACTATCTACTCGAACAGTCGGGCATTAACAGGATTTAGTGAAGAAGAGGCAGAGGAACTTTCACTGTTGCTTCAAAGGGTTAGAGCCAATATCGAAGATGATTGGGATTATGTAAAAAAAGGGAATCATCGAACATATTAGGAAAGGGAGCTAAGACAATGACAACGAAAATTACCCCATGTACTAAGAATGACTTAGAAACACTGCAAAAAATCAGTATTGAAACTTATTCAGATACCTTTGGTGCACAAAACACCGAAGAAAATCTTAAAACCTATTTGGAGCAAGCGTTTAATTTGAAGAAGCTACAGGATGAGCTATCAAATCCCACAAGTAAATTTTTCTTTATTTACTATGAGGACCAATTGGCTGGGTATCTTAAGGTAAATTATGATGGTGCACAGACGGAAGACATTGCAGAAAATGCCTTGGAGGTTGAACGTATCTACATTCGAGTAGCGTTCAAGCGAAACGGATTGGGGCAATTGTTGATCAATAAGGCGATTGACTGCGCAGAGGAGCTGCAAAAGAAGCACATTTGGCTAGGCGTTTGGGAAGAAAATGATGCTGCGTTAAAATTTTATCAAAAAATGGGCTTTGTGCAATCAGGGCAACATTCCTTTTTCATGGGCGACGATGAACAGACGGATTTAATCATGGTCAAGGCTCTGACAGAATAATCCAAAGTCTGATATTTTTAGGAGGAGAAGATGGAATTTATAAATTTTCGTAGTGACGAGGCTATTTATCAGGAGTCATTAGTCCTACGTAATCGGATCTTACGCTTGCCACTGGGAAGAGATGTTTATGCGGAAGACCTTCTGATCGAAAAAGAGAATGATTTCTATGGTATTCTGATAGATGAAAAGCTCATTGCAACGATGAGTGTGTATAGAGAAGCGCCGTTTATTGCTCATTTAACAGCTTTTGCTGTTGACAGCTCTTATCAAAGAAAAGGATATGGTCGTGAGCTGCTTGAATTCGTTCTAGCCGACTTAAAAAAGAAAGGCTATAAAAGAATCAATGTCGATGCACGTGCGGAGGCCAAAGTATTTTATGAAAAATGTGGTTTTGGAATTATCGGAAAGACTGTTCAAAACAAATTACTAGGTATTGATGAGTACAAAATGAGCTACGTATTTTAAAAGCAGTGGGTGTAACAACAATGACAAAGAATACGTAGCCGACTTGTCGGAAGAGCGGAGGGAACCAGTATGCAAGAACCTGTGATGACACAATTAATGGATTTTTTCGAAAGCAATGATGATTTAAAAATTTTCAGTATGAACGGCTCAAAAACAAACACGAATATTCCTGATGATATTTTTAAGGATTACGATGTGGTCTTTTTTACAGACAATGTTTCTAAGTATAAAATAGATTCGAGCTTTTTAGAGCAGTTTGGCGAGATCCTTTTATTCACTGAGCCGGAAATTGAAGCTGTCGATCCACTGTTCCCACAAGGCAATGGCTATATTTATCTTGTACAGTATACGAATGGCGTTCGGATCGATGTTCAATTTCGTTCGCTGGATCAGCTAGAGACTTATCTAAAAGAAGATAGTTTAACACAACTTATCGCTGATAAGGAAGGCTTGGTAACAAAAGCACCGCTACCTAATGACTCTGATTATTGGCTGAAGCCGCCAACGAAAACAACCTTCGAAGCATCGGTCAAAGAGTTTTGGTGGGAAATGAATAATACGTTGAAGGCTACACTTAGGGGCGAGCTTTTATTGGCACAATTCTACTTAGCGTTGACAAGAGAAGAGCTGATCCTTTTGATGACTTGGACGCTTGCGCATGAGCATGGTTACGAAAGAAATTACGGGAAAAAGTATACTGGTATACTCAAGTATCTATCTGACGAAGAAAGACAGCTGTTGATGGGAACCTTTGACACAGGTTCAACAGAAAAAATATATCATTCATTGAAGCAGATGAAAAAACTGGAAGAAGATTATCTGCCGGTCCTTGGAGAGGCGTGTGGCTTTGATTACCAAGACCTAATTAGCCTGAACGAGGTACCAGCAAAGTACCTAAATAGTAAAAATCAGCAAGAATTAGCTGCATATTTTGAAAGCTAGGAACAAAAAAATAGGACAAGCAGCAAAAAGGAAATGGGAAGGAGGAGATCGAATGATTGAAACCAATAGACTGATAATAAGAGAAATGGATTCCTCTGACCGAGATATCGAAGCACTTTATGCTATTTTATCCGATGTGGAAGTGAATGCTTACCTTCCTTGGTATCCACTTAAAAGCGTGGACGAAGCAAAAACGTACTTCCAACAAAGAATCCAACCTAAGTACGATGCAGTGGATGAAGGGTATTACTTTGCTGTTTGTAAAAAAGCGGACAACAAACCAATCGGGTATATTGCAGTAAGCGGGGATGAGAGTCACGATTTTGGCTATGGGCTGAGAAAGGATTTTTGGAATCAAGGGATCATTACTGAGGCAGCAGCTGCTGTGATCGATTTTTTGAAGACCAAGAAATGGTCCTATATTACTGCAACACATGATCGCAAAAATCCTGCAAGCGGAGCGGTCATGAAAAAACTAGGCATGGACTATAAATATTCCTATAACGAGCAATGGCAACCCAAAGATATATTGGTC from Enterococcus sp. 9E7_DIV0242 includes these protein-coding regions:
- a CDS encoding GNAT family N-acetyltransferase — protein: MEFINFRSDEAIYQESLVLRNRILRLPLGRDVYAEDLLIEKENDFYGILIDEKLIATMSVYREAPFIAHLTAFAVDSSYQRKGYGRELLEFVLADLKKKGYKRINVDARAEAKVFYEKCGFGIIGKTVQNKLLGIDEYKMSYVF
- a CDS encoding VOC family protein encodes the protein MKKFETRGYVVRETGPVYYTKDMDRTIQWFESVLGWYSEVDERNASGFGLYGCVYDTPPVFENLHLAPFTGIHLFYGEPKQGMVAFLKVSGIEKLHEYVKLTGWKEMTEIKLEPWGGKTCSIETVDGCELRFFE
- a CDS encoding GNAT family N-acetyltransferase, whose product is MIETNRLIIREMDSSDRDIEALYAILSDVEVNAYLPWYPLKSVDEAKTYFQQRIQPKYDAVDEGYYFAVCKKADNKPIGYIAVSGDESHDFGYGLRKDFWNQGIITEAAAAVIDFLKTKKWSYITATHDRKNPASGAVMKKLGMDYKYSYNEQWQPKDILVTFRMYQMNFDGKERTYQQYWEKYSEHFIEDEVQ
- a CDS encoding aminoglycoside 6-adenylyltransferase → MRNQEFYSEFVKQFAKAGRKRSDMKAAYIIGSQARKKHPADQWSDLDILIYTADPAYYLETSDFLQQFGEIWSSFATKTLGGDKERLTLFAGGFQVDLVVKTAQEYDQQVASRQAPWLFKRGVQLIIDNTGHAEELLPKEDILPEKLPLNEATLNEMNQMFWFVTMYISKQLLREDNWAAKARDMDYKNILLQLIEWYEQSLHGSAYDTWHGGRFMKVWVESDIYNELFGIFGHFDLADSWSALEQSIRLFIKLNDGIQASTGIFIEKHLQANVTNWIKSKKADFAID
- a CDS encoding HAD family hydrolase yields the protein MIKLILSDMDGTFLNRQGDFNRELFQEMQQLLKETGVIFAPCTGKQCERIEELFGSETAKDFWILGDSATRIKHEQAYVYQSLLPNELGLQMIQKLEDISKEYTIIACTPTAAFVKKTISSEELKIVMGSYAKVIQLDAFEEIEEDFVKITIHDKKLQCFKTREKLSDFFDKAYIVASEAAWIDISNLNVHKGTTVEKLQEMLGIDYEETMVFGDGLNDVELMERGAFSFAMRDGFEETKEAANYIIRTNEEDSVMKTIMQIVSLQKK
- a CDS encoding GNAT family N-acetyltransferase, producing MTTKITPCTKNDLETLQKISIETYSDTFGAQNTEENLKTYLEQAFNLKKLQDELSNPTSKFFFIYYEDQLAGYLKVNYDGAQTEDIAENALEVERIYIRVAFKRNGLGQLLINKAIDCAEELQKKHIWLGVWEENDAALKFYQKMGFVQSGQHSFFMGDDEQTDLIMVKALTE
- a CDS encoding aminoglycoside 6-adenylyltransferase, whose protein sequence is MQEPVMTQLMDFFESNDDLKIFSMNGSKTNTNIPDDIFKDYDVVFFTDNVSKYKIDSSFLEQFGEILLFTEPEIEAVDPLFPQGNGYIYLVQYTNGVRIDVQFRSLDQLETYLKEDSLTQLIADKEGLVTKAPLPNDSDYWLKPPTKTTFEASVKEFWWEMNNTLKATLRGELLLAQFYLALTREELILLMTWTLAHEHGYERNYGKKYTGILKYLSDEERQLLMGTFDTGSTEKIYHSLKQMKKLEEDYLPVLGEACGFDYQDLISLNEVPAKYLNSKNQQELAAYFES
- a CDS encoding ROK family protein, encoding MDSVTINKKHLIKEENLKNMKMFLYQKEMATKAELAEAANVSVVTSNALVKELVEASIFLEGAQIQREMGRPATNYYFNYNYQHYLLLSIQEKDRVLKIMARVINSKGMSCLDQEVDFSSVDLDELAVLSKKLCETFPTIVAIGISFPGKTAGDIVTSSWYDKMNGWNFKAKISEVLSLPVYVQNDANLATIGYCLTHGISPSRLVTGIYYPEKSMPGISVFVNNHLLLGNNGLAGEAKYLPLFIDQEDTQQLDFEQYYKNLIELIILYNGFIAPHTIVVFNYGNDLLAEQIEQSLAKTKAFTRQPNRPKISVTDSFDTSVFKGIQWLAMKESIYFDALS
- a CDS encoding MarR family transcriptional regulator; the protein is MVDILRDIGVIHRALDSIANIEFKDFALTRGQYLYLVRIVENPGIIPDKLAEMIKVDRTTTARAVKKLEDTGFIEKKPDEQNKKIKRLFPTSRGEEVAAYIIKETIYSNSRALTGFSEEEAEELSLLLQRVRANIEDDWDYVKKGNHRTY
- a CDS encoding GNAT family N-acetyltransferase; its protein translation is MLTIRTATEKDSKALLAIYAPYVLETPITFEYTVPSLEEFTQRIVNTLSSYPYLVAVDEKHTIVGYAYAHSYKARTAYDWSVEVTVYIAERAHGLGAGKLLYRALEKELAAQNVVNLTACITGQNDGSIRFHEKMGYKYVGAFEKIGYKFDRWYDVIWMQKRLENNSEQAAFIPYSDLGR